In Clostridium omnivorum, the DNA window TAAAAAATACCAAAGTGTACGAACAAGTAATGGAGCAGATAAAAGCTATGATAGCGGATGGTACCTTAAAAAAAGGTGATAAACTTCCAACAGAGAGAGAGCTTGTTGAAATGCTTCAAGTAAGCAGGACTTCCGTAAGAGAAGCTATGAGAGCTATGGAAATTATGGGCCTGATAGAGTGCAAGCAAGGTGGGGGAAATTTTGTTCGTGATAACTTTGAAAATAATTTATTTGAGCCATTATCAATAATGTTTATGCTTGAAAAAGGTGATACAAAGGAAATAATAGAATTAAGAAAAATATTAGAAGTTGAGACTGTAGCACTAGCTGCAGCCAGGATAACTGAAGAAGAACTTTTAAGTATAGGGAATATCATTGAAGACTTGAAACATAGTATAAATGAAGAGACTGCAGTAAAAATAGACAAGAGGTTTCACTACGAAATTGCAAAGGCTTCAAAAAACAGTTTGATTATATCAATTCTCAATGCAATTTCCTCACTTATTGATGCGTATATAAAAAATGCTAGAACGAAAATACTTGCAGAGGGAGATAACAAGGTTTTGCTTTCTAGTCAACACGAAAAGGTATATATTGCACTTAAAAAACATGATGCAGCTGAGGCTGCTGAAGCAATGAGACAGCATCTGGATTTTGCAAATAAATATATGTCTAAATAAAATATAGATAGCAATACAAATAGTGCCGTTTTCAATATCTATACTAATGAAGCAGTAGCGCCATCTATATAGCTGGATTTCTAAAATAATATAATATACGTAGATAAAGGAGATTTTACACCTATGAATTTTTATTTTGCACCTATGGAAGGCTTGACTGGATACATTTATAGAAATGCTCATAAAGCTTTTTTTAATAATATAGATAAATATTTTTCGCCTTTTATTTTTCCAAATCAAAGTGATAGATTTACAACCCGAGAATTGAAGGATATATTGCCGGAAAACAATGAAGGTATAGTATTAATTCCTCAACTGCTTACAAATAATGCAAAAGACTTTATACATACTTCTAAGAAGATAAAACAAATGGGATATAATGAAATCAATTTAAATTTGGGATGTCCTTCTGGAACTGTAGTATCGAAAAATAGAGGATCAGGATTTCTTTCAAAAAAAGAAGAACTTAATACATTTTTAGAGGAGATTTTTTCTGAAGCAGTAACAAAAATCTCAATAAAGACTAGAATAGGAAAAGACCAGCCGGAAGAATTTTATGACTTAATCGAAATATATAACAAATATCCTATGGAAGAACTTATCATTCATCCTAGGATTCAAAAGGATTTTTATAAAAATAAACCTAACTTAAAAGTTTTTAAGGATGCATTGAATTTAAGTAAAAATCCTGTCTGTTATAATGGCGACATTGTTACTGTGGAGGATTACAAGAAATTTATCAATGAATTTCAAAGTGTTAAAACTGTAATGATTGGTAGGGGACTATTAGCAAATCCAGGGCTGATTAGCGATATTGAAAACAATATTAAGCTGGATAAAAAATTGTTAAAAGATTTTCATGATAAAGTTTATGAGGGCTATAAAAGTGTGCTTTACGGAGATAGAAATGTACTATTTAAAATGAAGGAATTATGGTTTTATATTATACCTATGTTTACTAATAATACGAAATATGCTAAGAAAATTAAAAAATCGGAAAAATTATATGATTATGATGAAGCAGTCTCAAGTTTGTTCAGAGAACAGGATATCATAGAAAGTTAAAAAATTTTACGTTTTAAATGCCGCCAACTAGTTAAGATGGCGGCATTATTTTTAACCTATTTTAGATGTAAGTTCTTTTAAAGAATTATTACTTTTATCTTCCTTTTGAGCTATAGAAGAAACCCATTTTATTCTCATAATTAAAACTGTAGTAATTATGGCTGCCATGTAGTTGGAGAACAAATTACCCCAAAATACAGAATAAAATCCAAGTATATGCTCAGTTGTCAAAATAAATATATATCTTAAAAGCCATATTCTAAGGAAGCCCATAATAAGGGGGATTCCTGTACGGCCTAAGCCAATGAAAGCACCTTGTTGTACCATGCATATGCCAAAGCCTATTACCGAATAAGTATATATATGTAGGGACTTGTTTGCAATTTCAAGAACATTAGGTTCGCTAGTGAATAACACAGTAAGATGAGAAGACAGCGGTACAACTATAGCAATTAACAGTGCTGCAGTAATAGCACTGACTATACATCCCTGCATACAAGATTTACGAGCTTTATCACCTTGTCCAGCCCCAACATTCATGCTTACCATAGTAGTCACAGAAGAACCAAAGGCAGAAGGAAGTATGAAGCAAACAGAAGTTATGCTGCCGGCAATACCTTGACCAGTTAATACAATAGGGCCATATTTTTC includes these proteins:
- a CDS encoding FadR/GntR family transcriptional regulator, encoding MLSPIKNTKVYEQVMEQIKAMIADGTLKKGDKLPTERELVEMLQVSRTSVREAMRAMEIMGLIECKQGGGNFVRDNFENNLFEPLSIMFMLEKGDTKEIIELRKILEVETVALAAARITEEELLSIGNIIEDLKHSINEETAVKIDKRFHYEIAKASKNSLIISILNAISSLIDAYIKNARTKILAEGDNKVLLSSQHEKVYIALKKHDAAEAAEAMRQHLDFANKYMSK
- a CDS encoding tRNA dihydrouridine synthase — protein: MNFYFAPMEGLTGYIYRNAHKAFFNNIDKYFSPFIFPNQSDRFTTRELKDILPENNEGIVLIPQLLTNNAKDFIHTSKKIKQMGYNEINLNLGCPSGTVVSKNRGSGFLSKKEELNTFLEEIFSEAVTKISIKTRIGKDQPEEFYDLIEIYNKYPMEELIIHPRIQKDFYKNKPNLKVFKDALNLSKNPVCYNGDIVTVEDYKKFINEFQSVKTVMIGRGLLANPGLISDIENNIKLDKKLLKDFHDKVYEGYKSVLYGDRNVLFKMKELWFYIIPMFTNNTKYAKKIKKSEKLYDYDEAVSSLFREQDIIES